In Phacochoerus africanus isolate WHEZ1 chromosome 2, ROS_Pafr_v1, whole genome shotgun sequence, one DNA window encodes the following:
- the CCPG1 gene encoding cell cycle progression protein 1 isoform X1 — translation MSENSSDSDSSCGWTVINHEGSDIEMVNSEPGTASDSCLLTPECSSLSQEELQVLQLEQGESSQNGTVLLGASTYPALEEMTSALKGEEEKLLEDNLYFGTVSDDSDIVTLEPPKVEEVGNQEEAIIVKEEESPEDFNMGSSSSSQYTFCQPETERWWEKLWKIPECIRGWDDQLKHHVPSQLAFQVFSSQPSNDESSSDETSHQPSPAFRRRRARKKTVSSSESEERLLAEQETEPSKELCKRQFSSGLNKCVILALVVAISMGFGHFYGKHGGTIQIQKRQQLVRKVHEDELNDMKDYLSQCQQEQESFIDYKSLKENLARCWTLTEAEKMSFETQKKNLDTENQHLRISLEKEEKVLSSLQEELRKLREQIRILEDKGTSAELVTENQKLKQHLEEEKLKTHSFLNQRETLLAEAKMLRRELERERLITMALKVELQQLSSSQSYGSPDSPSVVAEKKEIEMLRERLTELERKLNFEQQRSDLWERLYVEAKDQNGKQETDGKKKGNRGNHRAKNKSKETFLGSVKETFDAMKNSTKEFVRHHKEKIKQAKEAVKENLKKFSDSVKSTFRHFKDTTKNIFDEKGNKRFGAPKENVAKKPVVFSEYLHPQYKARTQNQNSRGPTTQREGRKEKPHFEEFGKFKNSQKCSAEHDCGENYNSFRKACSGVFECAQQESINLFNVKMLNPVRIDEFRQLIERYLLEQLDSFHHWKELDHFINKFFLNGVFIHDQKLFTDFVNDVKDYLKDMKEYQVDNDGVFEKLDGYIYRHFFGHTFSPPYGPSRPDKKQRMVNIESSRHRKQEQKHPQPQPYKREGKWHKYGRTNGRYMANLEIELGQLPFDPKY, via the exons ATGTCTGAAAATTCCAGTGACAGTGATTCATCTTGTGGTTGGACTGTCATCAATCATGAG GGGTCTGATATAGAGATGGTAAATTCTGAGCCTGGTACAGCCAGTGACAGCTGTTTGCTCACCCCAGAATGTTCATCTTTATCGCAAGAGGAGCTGCAAGTATTGCAGTTAGAGCAGGGAG AGAGCAGCCAGAATGGCACAGTATTATTGGGAGCATCTACTTACCCGGCTTTGGAGGAAATGACGTCAGCACTTAAG ggagaggaagaaaagttaCTTGAGGACAACCTCTATTTTGGAACTGTCAGTGATGATTCTGATATTGTTACCCTTGAGCCACCTAAGGTAGAAGAAGTTGGAAATCAAGAAGAAGCAATAATTGTTAAAGAAGAAGAGAGTCCAGAAGACTTTAATATGGGTTCTTCCTCTAGCAGCCAGTATACGTTTTGTCAGCCAGAAACTG AAAGGTGGTGGGAGAAGCTGTGGAAGATTCCTGAATGCATAAGGGGCTGGGATGATCAGCTGAAACACCATGTTCCTAGCCAACTCGCTTTCCAAG tattttcatcTCAGCCTAGCAATGATGAGTCAAGTAGTGATGAAACCAGTCATCAGCCCAGTCCAGCCTTTAGACGACGCCGTGCTAGGAAGAAGACTGTTTCTAGTTCAGAGTCTGAAGAAAGACTACTTGCTGAACAAGAAACTGAACCCTCTAAGGAGCTGTGTAAACGTCAGTTCAGTAGTGGTCTCAATAAATGTGTTATACTTGCTTTGGTGGTTGCAATCAGCATGGGATTTGGACATTTCTATG GTAAACATGGAG gcaCAATTCAGATTCAGAAGCGTCAACAGTTAGTCAGAAAGGTACATGAAGATGAGTTGAATGATATGAAAGACTATCTTTCCCAGTGTCAACAAGAACAAGAATCATTTATAGATTATAAG tcATTGAAGGAAAATCTTGCAAGGTGTTGGACCCTTACTGAAGCAGAAAAGATGTCCTttgaaactcagaaaaagaacCTTGATACAGAAAATCAGCATCTAAGAATATCtctggagaaggaggaaaaagtcTTATCTTCATTACAAGAAGAATTAAGAAAACTAAGAGAACAGATTAGGATATTGGAAGATAAAGGTACAAGTGCTGAATTAGTTACAGAAAATCAGAAACTTAAACAGCACTTggaagaagaaaagctgaaaacacaCAGCTTCCTTAATCAAAGGGAGACTCTGTTGGCAGAAGCAAAGATGCTAAGGAGGGAACTGGAAAGAGAACGACTGATAACCATGGCTTTAAAGGTGGAACTCCAACAGTTAAGCTCAAGTCAGTCATACGGCAGTCCAGACTCTCCCAGTGTAGtggctgaaaaaaaggaaatagaaatgttACGGGAAAGACTTACTGAGCTGGAGCGCAAGCTAAACTTTGAACAGCAGCGTTCTGATTTGTGGGAAAGACTGTATGTTGAAGCAAAAGATCAAAACGGAAAACAAGAAactgatggaaaaaagaaagggaacagaGGAAACCACAGAGCTAAAAATAAgtcaaaggaaacatttttggGTTCTGTTAAGGAAACATTTGATGCCATGAAGAATTCTACCAAGGAGTTTGTGAGgcatcataaagaaaaaattaaacaggcTAAAGAAGCTgtgaaagaaaatctgaaaaaattctCAGATTCAGTTAAATCCACTTTCAGGCATTTCAAAGATACCACCAAGAACATCTTTGAtgaaaaaggcaataaaagaTTTGGTGCTCCAAAAGAAAATGTAGCTAAAAAACCAGTGGTTTTTAGTGAATATTTACATCCACAGTATAAGGCACGTACACAAAACCAGAATAGTAGAGGCCCTACTACgcaaagagagggaaggaaagaaaagcctcACTTTGAagaatttggaaaatttaaaaattcacagaaatgCAGTGCTGAGCATGACTGTGGTGAAAATTACAATTCTTTCAGAAAGGCTTGTTCTGGTGTATTTGAATGTGCTCAACAGGAATCCATTaatctttttaatgttaaaatgttgAATCCTGTAAGGATAGATGAATTTAGACAGTTAATTGAAAGGTATTTATTAGAACAACTGGATAGTTTTCATCACTGGAAAGAACTTGATCACTTCATCAATAAGTTTTTCCTAAATGGTGTCTTTATACATGATCAGAAGCTCTTCACTGACTTTGTTAATGATGTTAAAGATTATCTTAAAGACATGAAGGAATATCAAGTAGATAATGATGGAGTGTTTGAGAAGttggatggatatatatatagacactTCTTTGGTCACACCTTTTCCCCTCCATATGGACCCAG TCGACCAGATAAAAAGCAACGTATGGTAAATATTGAAAGCTCCAGGCATCGAAAACAAGAGCAGAAGCATCCTCAGCCACAACCTTATAAAAGGGAAGGTAAATGGCATAAATATGGTCGCACTAATGGAAGATATATGGCAAACCTTGAAATAGAATTGGGGCAATTACCTTTTGATCCTAAATATTGA
- the CCPG1 gene encoding cell cycle progression protein 1 isoform X5, with translation MSENSSDSDSSCGWTVINHEGSDIEMVNSEPGTASDSCLLTPECSSLSQEELQVLQLEQGESSQNGTVLLGASTYPALEEMTSALKGEEEKLLEDNLYFGTVSDDSDIVTLEPPKVEEVGNQEEAIIVKEEESPEDFNMGSSSSSQYTFCQPETVFSSQPSNDESSSDETSHQPSPAFRRRRARKKTVSSSESEERLLAEQETEPSKELCKRQFSSGLNKCVILALVVAISMGFGHFYGTIQIQKRQQLVRKVHEDELNDMKDYLSQCQQEQESFIDYKSLKENLARCWTLTEAEKMSFETQKKNLDTENQHLRISLEKEEKVLSSLQEELRKLREQIRILEDKGTSAELVTENQKLKQHLEEEKLKTHSFLNQRETLLAEAKMLRRELERERLITMALKVELQQLSSSQSYGSPDSPSVVAEKKEIEMLRERLTELERKLNFEQQRSDLWERLYVEAKDQNGKQETDGKKKGNRGNHRAKNKSKETFLGSVKETFDAMKNSTKEFVRHHKEKIKQAKEAVKENLKKFSDSVKSTFRHFKDTTKNIFDEKGNKRFGAPKENVAKKPVVFSEYLHPQYKARTQNQNSRGPTTQREGRKEKPHFEEFGKFKNSQKCSAEHDCGENYNSFRKACSGVFECAQQESINLFNVKMLNPVRIDEFRQLIERYLLEQLDSFHHWKELDHFINKFFLNGVFIHDQKLFTDFVNDVKDYLKDMKEYQVDNDGVFEKLDGYIYRHFFGHTFSPPYGPSRPDKKQRMVNIESSRHRKQEQKHPQPQPYKREGKWHKYGRTNGRYMANLEIELGQLPFDPKY, from the exons ATGTCTGAAAATTCCAGTGACAGTGATTCATCTTGTGGTTGGACTGTCATCAATCATGAG GGGTCTGATATAGAGATGGTAAATTCTGAGCCTGGTACAGCCAGTGACAGCTGTTTGCTCACCCCAGAATGTTCATCTTTATCGCAAGAGGAGCTGCAAGTATTGCAGTTAGAGCAGGGAG AGAGCAGCCAGAATGGCACAGTATTATTGGGAGCATCTACTTACCCGGCTTTGGAGGAAATGACGTCAGCACTTAAG ggagaggaagaaaagttaCTTGAGGACAACCTCTATTTTGGAACTGTCAGTGATGATTCTGATATTGTTACCCTTGAGCCACCTAAGGTAGAAGAAGTTGGAAATCAAGAAGAAGCAATAATTGTTAAAGAAGAAGAGAGTCCAGAAGACTTTAATATGGGTTCTTCCTCTAGCAGCCAGTATACGTTTTGTCAGCCAGAAACTG tattttcatcTCAGCCTAGCAATGATGAGTCAAGTAGTGATGAAACCAGTCATCAGCCCAGTCCAGCCTTTAGACGACGCCGTGCTAGGAAGAAGACTGTTTCTAGTTCAGAGTCTGAAGAAAGACTACTTGCTGAACAAGAAACTGAACCCTCTAAGGAGCTGTGTAAACGTCAGTTCAGTAGTGGTCTCAATAAATGTGTTATACTTGCTTTGGTGGTTGCAATCAGCATGGGATTTGGACATTTCTATG gcaCAATTCAGATTCAGAAGCGTCAACAGTTAGTCAGAAAGGTACATGAAGATGAGTTGAATGATATGAAAGACTATCTTTCCCAGTGTCAACAAGAACAAGAATCATTTATAGATTATAAG tcATTGAAGGAAAATCTTGCAAGGTGTTGGACCCTTACTGAAGCAGAAAAGATGTCCTttgaaactcagaaaaagaacCTTGATACAGAAAATCAGCATCTAAGAATATCtctggagaaggaggaaaaagtcTTATCTTCATTACAAGAAGAATTAAGAAAACTAAGAGAACAGATTAGGATATTGGAAGATAAAGGTACAAGTGCTGAATTAGTTACAGAAAATCAGAAACTTAAACAGCACTTggaagaagaaaagctgaaaacacaCAGCTTCCTTAATCAAAGGGAGACTCTGTTGGCAGAAGCAAAGATGCTAAGGAGGGAACTGGAAAGAGAACGACTGATAACCATGGCTTTAAAGGTGGAACTCCAACAGTTAAGCTCAAGTCAGTCATACGGCAGTCCAGACTCTCCCAGTGTAGtggctgaaaaaaaggaaatagaaatgttACGGGAAAGACTTACTGAGCTGGAGCGCAAGCTAAACTTTGAACAGCAGCGTTCTGATTTGTGGGAAAGACTGTATGTTGAAGCAAAAGATCAAAACGGAAAACAAGAAactgatggaaaaaagaaagggaacagaGGAAACCACAGAGCTAAAAATAAgtcaaaggaaacatttttggGTTCTGTTAAGGAAACATTTGATGCCATGAAGAATTCTACCAAGGAGTTTGTGAGgcatcataaagaaaaaattaaacaggcTAAAGAAGCTgtgaaagaaaatctgaaaaaattctCAGATTCAGTTAAATCCACTTTCAGGCATTTCAAAGATACCACCAAGAACATCTTTGAtgaaaaaggcaataaaagaTTTGGTGCTCCAAAAGAAAATGTAGCTAAAAAACCAGTGGTTTTTAGTGAATATTTACATCCACAGTATAAGGCACGTACACAAAACCAGAATAGTAGAGGCCCTACTACgcaaagagagggaaggaaagaaaagcctcACTTTGAagaatttggaaaatttaaaaattcacagaaatgCAGTGCTGAGCATGACTGTGGTGAAAATTACAATTCTTTCAGAAAGGCTTGTTCTGGTGTATTTGAATGTGCTCAACAGGAATCCATTaatctttttaatgttaaaatgttgAATCCTGTAAGGATAGATGAATTTAGACAGTTAATTGAAAGGTATTTATTAGAACAACTGGATAGTTTTCATCACTGGAAAGAACTTGATCACTTCATCAATAAGTTTTTCCTAAATGGTGTCTTTATACATGATCAGAAGCTCTTCACTGACTTTGTTAATGATGTTAAAGATTATCTTAAAGACATGAAGGAATATCAAGTAGATAATGATGGAGTGTTTGAGAAGttggatggatatatatatagacactTCTTTGGTCACACCTTTTCCCCTCCATATGGACCCAG TCGACCAGATAAAAAGCAACGTATGGTAAATATTGAAAGCTCCAGGCATCGAAAACAAGAGCAGAAGCATCCTCAGCCACAACCTTATAAAAGGGAAGGTAAATGGCATAAATATGGTCGCACTAATGGAAGATATATGGCAAACCTTGAAATAGAATTGGGGCAATTACCTTTTGATCCTAAATATTGA
- the CCPG1 gene encoding cell cycle progression protein 1 isoform X3, translated as MSENSSDSDSSCGWTVINHEGSDIEMVNSEPGTASDSCLLTPECSSLSQEELQVLQLEQGESSQNGTVLLGASTYPALEEMTSALKGEEEKLLEDNLYFGTVSDDSDIVTLEPPKVEEVGNQEEAIIVKEEESPEDFNMGSSSSSQYTFCQPETERWWEKLWKIPECIRGWDDQLKHHVPSQLAFQVFSSQPSNDESSSDETSHQPSPAFRRRRARKKTVSSSESEERLLAEQETEPSKELCKRQFSSGLNKCVILALVVAISMGFGHFYGKHGGTIQIQKRQQLVRKVHEDELNDMKDYLSQCQQEQESFIDYKSLKENLARCWTLTEAEKMSFETQKKNLDTENQHLRISLEKEEKVLSSLQEELRKLREQIRILEDKGTSAELVTENQKLKQHLEEEKLKTHSFLNQRETLLAEAKMLRRELERERLITMALKVELQQLSSSQSYGSPDSPSVVAEKKEIEMLRERLTELERKLNFEQQRSDLWERLYVEAKDQNGKQETDGKKKGNRGNHRAKNKSKETFLGSVKETFDAMKNSTKEFVRHHKEKIKQAKEAVKENLKKFSDSVKSTFRHFKDTTKNIFDEKGNKRFGAPKENVAKKPVVFSEYLHPQYKARTQNQNSRGPTTQREGRKEKPHFEEFGKFKNSQKCSAEHDCGENYNSFRKACSGVFECAQQESINLFNVKMLNPVRIDEFRQLIERYLLEQLDSFHHWKELDHFINKFFLNGVFIHDQKLFTDFVNDVKDYLKDMKEYQVDNDGVFEKLDGYIYRHFFGHTFSPPYGPSRPDKKQRMVNIESSRHRKQEQKHPQPQPYKREEPVDL; from the exons ATGTCTGAAAATTCCAGTGACAGTGATTCATCTTGTGGTTGGACTGTCATCAATCATGAG GGGTCTGATATAGAGATGGTAAATTCTGAGCCTGGTACAGCCAGTGACAGCTGTTTGCTCACCCCAGAATGTTCATCTTTATCGCAAGAGGAGCTGCAAGTATTGCAGTTAGAGCAGGGAG AGAGCAGCCAGAATGGCACAGTATTATTGGGAGCATCTACTTACCCGGCTTTGGAGGAAATGACGTCAGCACTTAAG ggagaggaagaaaagttaCTTGAGGACAACCTCTATTTTGGAACTGTCAGTGATGATTCTGATATTGTTACCCTTGAGCCACCTAAGGTAGAAGAAGTTGGAAATCAAGAAGAAGCAATAATTGTTAAAGAAGAAGAGAGTCCAGAAGACTTTAATATGGGTTCTTCCTCTAGCAGCCAGTATACGTTTTGTCAGCCAGAAACTG AAAGGTGGTGGGAGAAGCTGTGGAAGATTCCTGAATGCATAAGGGGCTGGGATGATCAGCTGAAACACCATGTTCCTAGCCAACTCGCTTTCCAAG tattttcatcTCAGCCTAGCAATGATGAGTCAAGTAGTGATGAAACCAGTCATCAGCCCAGTCCAGCCTTTAGACGACGCCGTGCTAGGAAGAAGACTGTTTCTAGTTCAGAGTCTGAAGAAAGACTACTTGCTGAACAAGAAACTGAACCCTCTAAGGAGCTGTGTAAACGTCAGTTCAGTAGTGGTCTCAATAAATGTGTTATACTTGCTTTGGTGGTTGCAATCAGCATGGGATTTGGACATTTCTATG GTAAACATGGAG gcaCAATTCAGATTCAGAAGCGTCAACAGTTAGTCAGAAAGGTACATGAAGATGAGTTGAATGATATGAAAGACTATCTTTCCCAGTGTCAACAAGAACAAGAATCATTTATAGATTATAAG tcATTGAAGGAAAATCTTGCAAGGTGTTGGACCCTTACTGAAGCAGAAAAGATGTCCTttgaaactcagaaaaagaacCTTGATACAGAAAATCAGCATCTAAGAATATCtctggagaaggaggaaaaagtcTTATCTTCATTACAAGAAGAATTAAGAAAACTAAGAGAACAGATTAGGATATTGGAAGATAAAGGTACAAGTGCTGAATTAGTTACAGAAAATCAGAAACTTAAACAGCACTTggaagaagaaaagctgaaaacacaCAGCTTCCTTAATCAAAGGGAGACTCTGTTGGCAGAAGCAAAGATGCTAAGGAGGGAACTGGAAAGAGAACGACTGATAACCATGGCTTTAAAGGTGGAACTCCAACAGTTAAGCTCAAGTCAGTCATACGGCAGTCCAGACTCTCCCAGTGTAGtggctgaaaaaaaggaaatagaaatgttACGGGAAAGACTTACTGAGCTGGAGCGCAAGCTAAACTTTGAACAGCAGCGTTCTGATTTGTGGGAAAGACTGTATGTTGAAGCAAAAGATCAAAACGGAAAACAAGAAactgatggaaaaaagaaagggaacagaGGAAACCACAGAGCTAAAAATAAgtcaaaggaaacatttttggGTTCTGTTAAGGAAACATTTGATGCCATGAAGAATTCTACCAAGGAGTTTGTGAGgcatcataaagaaaaaattaaacaggcTAAAGAAGCTgtgaaagaaaatctgaaaaaattctCAGATTCAGTTAAATCCACTTTCAGGCATTTCAAAGATACCACCAAGAACATCTTTGAtgaaaaaggcaataaaagaTTTGGTGCTCCAAAAGAAAATGTAGCTAAAAAACCAGTGGTTTTTAGTGAATATTTACATCCACAGTATAAGGCACGTACACAAAACCAGAATAGTAGAGGCCCTACTACgcaaagagagggaaggaaagaaaagcctcACTTTGAagaatttggaaaatttaaaaattcacagaaatgCAGTGCTGAGCATGACTGTGGTGAAAATTACAATTCTTTCAGAAAGGCTTGTTCTGGTGTATTTGAATGTGCTCAACAGGAATCCATTaatctttttaatgttaaaatgttgAATCCTGTAAGGATAGATGAATTTAGACAGTTAATTGAAAGGTATTTATTAGAACAACTGGATAGTTTTCATCACTGGAAAGAACTTGATCACTTCATCAATAAGTTTTTCCTAAATGGTGTCTTTATACATGATCAGAAGCTCTTCACTGACTTTGTTAATGATGTTAAAGATTATCTTAAAGACATGAAGGAATATCAAGTAGATAATGATGGAGTGTTTGAGAAGttggatggatatatatatagacactTCTTTGGTCACACCTTTTCCCCTCCATATGGACCCAG TCGACCAGATAAAAAGCAACGTATGGTAAATATTGAAAGCTCCAGGCATCGAAAACAAGAGCAGAAGCATCCTCAGCCACAACCTTATAAAAGGGAAG AGCCCGTTGACTTGTGA
- the CCPG1 gene encoding cell cycle progression protein 1 isoform X2, with the protein MSENSSDSDSSCGWTVINHEGSDIEMVNSEPGTASDSCLLTPECSSLSQEELQVLQLEQGESSQNGTVLLGASTYPALEEMTSALKGEEEKLLEDNLYFGTVSDDSDIVTLEPPKVEEVGNQEEAIIVKEEESPEDFNMGSSSSSQYTFCQPETERWWEKLWKIPECIRGWDDQLKHHVPSQLAFQVFSSQPSNDESSSDETSHQPSPAFRRRRARKKTVSSSESEERLLAEQETEPSKELCKRQFSSGLNKCVILALVVAISMGFGHFYGTIQIQKRQQLVRKVHEDELNDMKDYLSQCQQEQESFIDYKSLKENLARCWTLTEAEKMSFETQKKNLDTENQHLRISLEKEEKVLSSLQEELRKLREQIRILEDKGTSAELVTENQKLKQHLEEEKLKTHSFLNQRETLLAEAKMLRRELERERLITMALKVELQQLSSSQSYGSPDSPSVVAEKKEIEMLRERLTELERKLNFEQQRSDLWERLYVEAKDQNGKQETDGKKKGNRGNHRAKNKSKETFLGSVKETFDAMKNSTKEFVRHHKEKIKQAKEAVKENLKKFSDSVKSTFRHFKDTTKNIFDEKGNKRFGAPKENVAKKPVVFSEYLHPQYKARTQNQNSRGPTTQREGRKEKPHFEEFGKFKNSQKCSAEHDCGENYNSFRKACSGVFECAQQESINLFNVKMLNPVRIDEFRQLIERYLLEQLDSFHHWKELDHFINKFFLNGVFIHDQKLFTDFVNDVKDYLKDMKEYQVDNDGVFEKLDGYIYRHFFGHTFSPPYGPSRPDKKQRMVNIESSRHRKQEQKHPQPQPYKREGKWHKYGRTNGRYMANLEIELGQLPFDPKY; encoded by the exons ATGTCTGAAAATTCCAGTGACAGTGATTCATCTTGTGGTTGGACTGTCATCAATCATGAG GGGTCTGATATAGAGATGGTAAATTCTGAGCCTGGTACAGCCAGTGACAGCTGTTTGCTCACCCCAGAATGTTCATCTTTATCGCAAGAGGAGCTGCAAGTATTGCAGTTAGAGCAGGGAG AGAGCAGCCAGAATGGCACAGTATTATTGGGAGCATCTACTTACCCGGCTTTGGAGGAAATGACGTCAGCACTTAAG ggagaggaagaaaagttaCTTGAGGACAACCTCTATTTTGGAACTGTCAGTGATGATTCTGATATTGTTACCCTTGAGCCACCTAAGGTAGAAGAAGTTGGAAATCAAGAAGAAGCAATAATTGTTAAAGAAGAAGAGAGTCCAGAAGACTTTAATATGGGTTCTTCCTCTAGCAGCCAGTATACGTTTTGTCAGCCAGAAACTG AAAGGTGGTGGGAGAAGCTGTGGAAGATTCCTGAATGCATAAGGGGCTGGGATGATCAGCTGAAACACCATGTTCCTAGCCAACTCGCTTTCCAAG tattttcatcTCAGCCTAGCAATGATGAGTCAAGTAGTGATGAAACCAGTCATCAGCCCAGTCCAGCCTTTAGACGACGCCGTGCTAGGAAGAAGACTGTTTCTAGTTCAGAGTCTGAAGAAAGACTACTTGCTGAACAAGAAACTGAACCCTCTAAGGAGCTGTGTAAACGTCAGTTCAGTAGTGGTCTCAATAAATGTGTTATACTTGCTTTGGTGGTTGCAATCAGCATGGGATTTGGACATTTCTATG gcaCAATTCAGATTCAGAAGCGTCAACAGTTAGTCAGAAAGGTACATGAAGATGAGTTGAATGATATGAAAGACTATCTTTCCCAGTGTCAACAAGAACAAGAATCATTTATAGATTATAAG tcATTGAAGGAAAATCTTGCAAGGTGTTGGACCCTTACTGAAGCAGAAAAGATGTCCTttgaaactcagaaaaagaacCTTGATACAGAAAATCAGCATCTAAGAATATCtctggagaaggaggaaaaagtcTTATCTTCATTACAAGAAGAATTAAGAAAACTAAGAGAACAGATTAGGATATTGGAAGATAAAGGTACAAGTGCTGAATTAGTTACAGAAAATCAGAAACTTAAACAGCACTTggaagaagaaaagctgaaaacacaCAGCTTCCTTAATCAAAGGGAGACTCTGTTGGCAGAAGCAAAGATGCTAAGGAGGGAACTGGAAAGAGAACGACTGATAACCATGGCTTTAAAGGTGGAACTCCAACAGTTAAGCTCAAGTCAGTCATACGGCAGTCCAGACTCTCCCAGTGTAGtggctgaaaaaaaggaaatagaaatgttACGGGAAAGACTTACTGAGCTGGAGCGCAAGCTAAACTTTGAACAGCAGCGTTCTGATTTGTGGGAAAGACTGTATGTTGAAGCAAAAGATCAAAACGGAAAACAAGAAactgatggaaaaaagaaagggaacagaGGAAACCACAGAGCTAAAAATAAgtcaaaggaaacatttttggGTTCTGTTAAGGAAACATTTGATGCCATGAAGAATTCTACCAAGGAGTTTGTGAGgcatcataaagaaaaaattaaacaggcTAAAGAAGCTgtgaaagaaaatctgaaaaaattctCAGATTCAGTTAAATCCACTTTCAGGCATTTCAAAGATACCACCAAGAACATCTTTGAtgaaaaaggcaataaaagaTTTGGTGCTCCAAAAGAAAATGTAGCTAAAAAACCAGTGGTTTTTAGTGAATATTTACATCCACAGTATAAGGCACGTACACAAAACCAGAATAGTAGAGGCCCTACTACgcaaagagagggaaggaaagaaaagcctcACTTTGAagaatttggaaaatttaaaaattcacagaaatgCAGTGCTGAGCATGACTGTGGTGAAAATTACAATTCTTTCAGAAAGGCTTGTTCTGGTGTATTTGAATGTGCTCAACAGGAATCCATTaatctttttaatgttaaaatgttgAATCCTGTAAGGATAGATGAATTTAGACAGTTAATTGAAAGGTATTTATTAGAACAACTGGATAGTTTTCATCACTGGAAAGAACTTGATCACTTCATCAATAAGTTTTTCCTAAATGGTGTCTTTATACATGATCAGAAGCTCTTCACTGACTTTGTTAATGATGTTAAAGATTATCTTAAAGACATGAAGGAATATCAAGTAGATAATGATGGAGTGTTTGAGAAGttggatggatatatatatagacactTCTTTGGTCACACCTTTTCCCCTCCATATGGACCCAG TCGACCAGATAAAAAGCAACGTATGGTAAATATTGAAAGCTCCAGGCATCGAAAACAAGAGCAGAAGCATCCTCAGCCACAACCTTATAAAAGGGAAGGTAAATGGCATAAATATGGTCGCACTAATGGAAGATATATGGCAAACCTTGAAATAGAATTGGGGCAATTACCTTTTGATCCTAAATATTGA